A genomic region of [Eubacterium] eligens ATCC 27750 contains the following coding sequences:
- the hprK gene encoding HPr(Ser) kinase/phosphatase → MNNGKERVKLSKVIQKMNLVNLTPQIDVSGIWLNLPDVNRPALQLTGFYDQFDNDRLQIIGNVEHAYLASLSEQERYERYMQLLSSNIPCIIFCRSIKPEPKIIELAVKYQIPLLMTDQATSSFTAEVIRWLKVQLAPCIVIHGVLVDVYGVGVLITGESGIGKSEAALELIKRGHRLVTDDAVEIRKVSDETLVGSAPGVTKYFIELRGIGIIDVKTLFGVESVKETQEIDMVIKLEDWNKDREYDRLGLEEEYIEYLGNKVVCHTLPVRPGRNLAVIVESAAVNHRQKMMGYNAAKELYRRVQENLMRGGEDDDE, encoded by the coding sequence ATGAATAATGGTAAAGAGAGGGTAAAGTTATCTAAAGTTATCCAGAAAATGAATCTTGTTAATCTTACACCACAGATAGATGTGTCAGGAATCTGGCTTAATCTGCCTGATGTGAACAGACCGGCTTTGCAGCTTACAGGTTTTTATGACCAGTTTGATAATGACAGATTACAGATTATTGGTAATGTGGAGCATGCTTATCTTGCGAGTCTTTCTGAGCAGGAGAGATATGAAAGATATATGCAGCTTTTGTCAAGTAATATTCCATGTATTATATTCTGCAGGAGTATAAAGCCAGAGCCTAAGATTATTGAACTTGCGGTTAAGTATCAGATACCTCTTCTTATGACAGACCAGGCAACATCTTCATTTACAGCAGAAGTAATACGCTGGCTGAAGGTTCAGCTTGCACCATGTATCGTAATCCATGGAGTTTTAGTTGATGTATATGGTGTAGGTGTACTTATCACAGGTGAGTCTGGTATTGGTAAGAGCGAGGCCGCGCTTGAACTTATAAAGAGAGGACATCGTCTTGTAACTGACGATGCGGTTGAAATCAGAAAGGTCAGTGACGAGACTCTGGTTGGAAGCGCACCGGGAGTTACCAAGTATTTTATAGAGCTTAGAGGCATTGGTATTATTGATGTCAAGACACTTTTCGGTGTTGAAAGTGTTAAGGAAACTCAGGAAATAGATATGGTTATCAAGCTTGAGGACTGGAACAAGGACAGAGAGTATGACCGACTTGGACTTGAGGAAGAATACATAGAATATCTTGGCAATAAGGTTGTGTGCCATACGCTACCGGTAAGACCAGGACGTAATCTTGCTGTAATTGTTGAGTCAGCAGCGGTCAACCACAGACAGAAGATGATGGGATATAATGCAGCGAAGGAATTATACAGAAGAGTACAGGAAAATCTTATGAGAGGAGGGGAAGATGACGATGAGTAA
- the rapZ gene encoding RNase adapter RapZ: MKMIIVTGMSGAGKSTALNVLEDEGYYCVDNMPISLIPKFAELANAGEDGYSNIAIGVDIRSGHALAELDSVLDDMINKHFNYTILFLESSDEVLVKRYKETRRTHPLAMDDHDRIDNVIKLERDELKFLKKRADVIIDTSQMLTRELKAELEGIFFDDKNFKNLFVTVLSFGFKYGIPADADLVFDVRFLPNPYYIEELKYLTGNDKPVQDYVKKAPETTEFLEKIDDLLKFLLPNYVKEGKNSLVIAIGCTGGKHRSVTLANEIYKLISRTEYGCKVEHRDIEKDSKRKG; encoded by the coding sequence ATGAAGATGATTATTGTTACAGGTATGTCAGGTGCAGGTAAATCTACAGCACTTAATGTATTAGAAGATGAGGGATATTATTGTGTCGATAATATGCCAATCTCTCTGATTCCTAAGTTTGCAGAGCTTGCCAATGCGGGAGAAGACGGATATAGCAACATAGCAATTGGTGTAGATATAAGAAGTGGTCACGCACTTGCTGAGCTGGATTCAGTGCTTGATGATATGATTAATAAGCATTTTAACTATACAATTCTGTTTCTTGAATCAAGTGATGAGGTACTTGTAAAACGATACAAGGAAACGCGAAGAACACATCCGCTTGCAATGGACGATCATGACAGAATAGATAATGTAATAAAGCTGGAAAGAGATGAGCTTAAGTTCTTAAAGAAAAGAGCAGATGTTATCATTGACACAAGTCAGATGCTTACAAGGGAACTTAAGGCAGAGCTTGAGGGCATATTCTTTGACGATAAGAATTTCAAGAATCTGTTTGTTACAGTTCTTTCTTTTGGTTTCAAATATGGAATACCTGCAGACGCAGATCTTGTGTTTGATGTGAGATTTCTGCCTAATCCATATTATATTGAAGAACTTAAATACCTTACCGGTAATGATAAGCCTGTACAGGATTATGTGAAGAAAGCTCCGGAGACAACAGAATTTCTGGAAAAGATAGATGATTTATTGAAGTTCCTTCTGCCTAATTATGTTAAGGAAGGAAAGAACAGCCTTGTTATTGCAATTGGCTGTACAGGAGGAAAGCATCGTTCAGTTACTCTTGCTAATGAAATCTATAAGCTTATAAGCAGGACTGAGTATGGATGCAAGGTTGAGCATAGAGATATTGAGAAAGATTCTAAGAGAAAAGGTTAA
- a CDS encoding GTP-binding protein, with protein MTKVDIISGFLGAGKTTLISKLLKEALKGEQVVLIENEFGEIGIDGGFLKDSGVEIREMNSGCICCSLVGDFGTSLKEVVDKYHPDRIIIEPSGVGKLSDVIKAVKDLHIENEIVLNSASTVADASKVKVYMKNFGEFFNNQIEHAGTVILSRTQNVSEEKLKTAIELIKSVNPNAHIITTPWDDIDGTKILGAMENVTNLELDMLAEAAQKAYEEHEKEHHHHHHHEDGECCCCGGHDDDDDDEHEHHHDHEHEHHHDHDEEHEHHHDHDHEHEHHHDHEHDHHHHHADDVFTSWGTETPKKYEKAELDSILKKLSESEDYGKVLRSKGMLPCTDGTWMYFDLVPEEYEIREGSADFTGRICVIGSELKEDALKELFEV; from the coding sequence ATGACTAAAGTAGATATAATTTCAGGCTTTTTGGGAGCAGGTAAAACAACTCTTATAAGTAAGCTTTTAAAGGAAGCCTTAAAGGGAGAGCAGGTAGTTCTTATTGAGAATGAGTTCGGTGAAATCGGTATTGATGGAGGATTCCTTAAAGATTCTGGTGTTGAGATAAGAGAGATGAATTCAGGATGCATCTGCTGTTCACTTGTTGGTGATTTCGGAACTTCTCTTAAGGAGGTTGTTGATAAGTATCATCCAGACAGAATTATTATTGAGCCTTCAGGAGTAGGCAAGCTTTCAGATGTTATCAAAGCGGTTAAAGACCTTCACATTGAGAATGAAATCGTTCTTAACAGTGCTTCAACAGTTGCAGATGCATCTAAGGTTAAGGTATATATGAAGAATTTTGGTGAATTCTTTAATAACCAGATTGAGCATGCAGGAACTGTTATTTTAAGCAGAACACAGAATGTTTCTGAAGAGAAGTTAAAGACAGCTATTGAGCTTATTAAGAGTGTTAATCCTAATGCACATATTATCACAACTCCTTGGGATGATATTGACGGAACTAAGATTCTTGGTGCAATGGAGAATGTTACTAACCTTGAATTAGACATGCTTGCAGAGGCAGCGCAGAAGGCTTATGAGGAGCATGAGAAGGAGCACCACCACCATCATCATCATGAAGATGGAGAGTGCTGCTGTTGCGGCGGACATGATGATGATGATGATGACGAGCATGAGCATCATCACGACCACGAGCATGAGCATCATCATGACCATGATGAGGAACATGAGCATCATCACGACCACGACCACGAGCACGAACATCATCATGACCATGAGCATGATCATCACCATCACCATGCAGATGACGTATTTACAAGCTGGGGAACAGAGACTCCTAAGAAGTATGAGAAGGCAGAGCTTGACAGCATATTAAAGAAGCTTTCTGAGAGTGAAGATTATGGTAAGGTTCTCCGTTCTAAGGGTATGCTTCCTTGCACAGATGGAACATGGATGTATTTCGACCTTGTACCAGAAGAATATGAGATTCGTGAGGGAAGTGCTGATTTCACAGGAAGAATCTGTGTAATCGGTTCTGAACTTAAGGAAGATGCACTTAAGGAACTTTTTGAAGTTTAA
- the whiA gene encoding DNA-binding protein WhiA, whose product MSFSSEVKEELVKKTDSARHCQIAEFAAFMGMSGNVSETDNGELCLEFVTENELSVEKFSDLLLRIFSIKMDADTNEMVKNGKETIIRITRQSDVAKILQTLKWCDDRFTQIEPVFVDARIVAMDCCKKAFIRGAFMERGSISDPNKFYHYEIVCKYEEDADILMDMLRFFGLDAKVIVRKNSFVVYMKEGNNITDTLNLMGAVVSQMNLYNVMILKGISNDVNRKVNCETANLNKTIEAAVKQIKDIELIRDTVGLDSLSDSLMQVALLRLENPDMSLQGLGELLDPQVGKSGVNHRLRKIGEKADELRQSMGISV is encoded by the coding sequence ATGTCGTTTTCATCAGAAGTAAAAGAAGAGTTAGTTAAGAAAACAGATTCCGCGAGGCATTGCCAGATTGCGGAATTTGCTGCGTTTATGGGAATGTCTGGCAATGTAAGCGAGACAGATAATGGAGAATTATGTCTGGAATTCGTTACAGAGAACGAATTGTCAGTTGAGAAATTCAGTGACCTGTTATTGAGAATATTTAGCATTAAGATGGATGCTGATACGAATGAAATGGTTAAGAATGGCAAGGAAACTATTATAAGGATAACCAGACAGAGTGATGTTGCTAAGATATTGCAGACATTAAAATGGTGCGACGACCGGTTTACACAGATTGAACCGGTGTTTGTTGACGCAAGAATTGTAGCTATGGACTGCTGTAAGAAAGCATTTATAAGAGGAGCTTTTATGGAACGAGGTTCTATAAGTGACCCCAACAAGTTCTATCACTATGAGATTGTGTGCAAATATGAGGAGGACGCTGATATTCTTATGGATATGCTGCGTTTTTTCGGACTCGATGCCAAGGTTATTGTAAGAAAAAACAGTTTTGTTGTGTATATGAAAGAAGGCAATAATATTACTGATACGCTTAATCTTATGGGAGCGGTTGTATCACAGATGAATCTTTACAATGTCATGATTCTTAAGGGAATCAGTAATGATGTCAACAGAAAGGTAAACTGTGAGACTGCTAATCTTAACAAGACAATTGAAGCGGCGGTCAAGCAGATTAAGGATATTGAACTTATAAGAGATACTGTCGGGCTTGACAGTTTAAGTGACAGTCTGATGCAGGTTGCTCTTTTAAGACTCGAGAATCCTGACATGAGTCTTCAGGGATTAGGTGAGCTGTTAGACCCTCAGGTTGGTAAATCGGGTGTAAACCACAGGCTAAGAAAGATTGGCGAGAAGGCAGATGAATTAAGACAGAGCATGGGAATCTCTGTCTGA
- a CDS encoding transglutaminase-like domain-containing protein, translating into MTYLGTRGTASVLINVTDKYAGLGLIVVMSALFSVLYTILFSYYGKHSRIIKICGSVGVIALYSVVNLSNITDGFENIVNLFMQSMSSDPEYEYSVVGNGGIAAAVILVTMIMAVLAAWEVNIRPNMLFALIIILPLPGIFIAAALVPDLISVIACVLFIFDSMALGKKTKRNNNARFMIILSFIAAFVLIFAYPQTNYKRIAFFEETRVMVNDMAYNILGIDLDGNSGTDDDETQRQEASVGVGTGKVGQVDELYYNDKVVGKYTTIANGNIQYISLFKARDYEDNNWTRWLDTREREYSYESATLEFANALIKQKSISLDEDEQQLARRFKMYSPSFTDNYGAHPQFDGPYKFYIKNGNLSAYQEMGELMKKYRTNAVFQSYDNFVKQSYLDVPAEDRMVVEDLFGKIELSDMTDKIDYINYVVGYLRKNYKYTMKPGKVPEGRSVVDYFLKESKKGYCTYFATSAAIILRSAGIPTRYCAGYVVDTRLLDSTDEEKYQTFEVSDNSAHAWVEVYIDGYGWAVVDPTPGYGEEDIVKEPSTNSGVNESEKQTETDITETERETVDSSIDGNIQESTTDKKNISMKFSQNGTMYAAFIIIAVVMCAVIILIIICVSRIVSRQRLLDGDAADSEKLIKMYEYLEKLLAFSGFRRDEDMDYQDYIYGIVASEKELQGIGLEKAVQTILAVRFGNVKCVDKADITGIINTIRQVRRYALKKARGLKKLIVCLI; encoded by the coding sequence GTGACATATCTTGGAACAAGAGGAACAGCTTCTGTCCTGATTAATGTTACAGATAAATATGCAGGGCTGGGACTTATTGTTGTAATGTCAGCCCTTTTTTCTGTGCTGTATACTATATTGTTTTCATATTATGGCAAGCATAGCCGGATTATTAAAATATGCGGAAGTGTTGGTGTAATAGCGTTATATTCTGTTGTTAATTTAAGTAATATAACAGATGGATTTGAAAATATAGTTAATCTGTTTATGCAGAGCATGTCATCAGATCCAGAGTATGAGTATAGTGTAGTTGGAAACGGTGGGATAGCAGCGGCAGTAATATTGGTAACTATGATAATGGCTGTCTTAGCAGCGTGGGAAGTGAATATACGCCCTAATATGCTGTTTGCGCTTATTATAATACTGCCATTGCCAGGTATATTTATTGCAGCAGCTTTAGTACCGGATTTAATAAGTGTAATAGCATGTGTGTTGTTTATATTTGATTCAATGGCACTTGGAAAAAAAACAAAACGAAATAATAATGCCAGATTTATGATTATATTATCATTTATTGCTGCATTTGTTTTGATTTTTGCTTATCCGCAGACGAATTATAAAAGAATTGCTTTTTTTGAAGAAACAAGAGTCATGGTAAATGATATGGCATATAACATACTGGGAATAGATCTTGATGGAAATTCAGGTACGGATGATGATGAGACGCAGAGGCAGGAGGCTTCTGTAGGAGTAGGAACAGGCAAAGTCGGTCAGGTTGATGAATTATATTATAATGATAAAGTTGTTGGAAAGTATACTACTATTGCCAATGGAAACATACAATATATAAGTCTGTTTAAGGCGAGGGATTATGAAGATAATAACTGGACAAGATGGCTGGATACAAGAGAAAGAGAATATTCTTATGAATCAGCAACACTTGAATTTGCCAATGCACTTATAAAACAGAAAAGCATTTCTCTGGATGAAGATGAGCAGCAGTTAGCCAGAAGATTTAAAATGTATTCACCATCTTTTACAGATAATTATGGAGCACATCCGCAATTTGATGGTCCGTATAAGTTTTATATAAAAAATGGTAATCTGTCAGCATATCAGGAAATGGGAGAACTGATGAAAAAGTATAGGACAAATGCTGTATTTCAATCGTATGACAATTTTGTGAAACAGTCCTATCTTGATGTGCCGGCTGAGGACAGAATGGTTGTAGAGGATTTATTTGGGAAGATAGAGCTTTCTGACATGACTGATAAGATTGATTATATTAATTATGTTGTCGGTTATCTCAGAAAAAATTACAAATATACCATGAAGCCGGGGAAAGTTCCGGAGGGAAGAAGTGTCGTTGATTATTTTCTTAAAGAGAGTAAGAAGGGGTACTGTACATACTTTGCAACATCAGCTGCAATTATTTTAAGAAGTGCCGGAATTCCGACAAGGTATTGTGCAGGATATGTTGTTGATACAAGACTACTTGATAGTACTGATGAAGAAAAATATCAGACATTTGAAGTGTCAGATAATTCAGCACATGCATGGGTAGAGGTGTATATTGATGGATATGGCTGGGCTGTAGTTGATCCGACTCCGGGATATGGAGAAGAGGATATAGTTAAAGAGCCTTCAACGAATAGTGGAGTGAATGAATCAGAGAAACAGACAGAAACTGATATCACAGAGACAGAGCGCGAAACAGTGGATTCATCAATTGATGGAAATATCCAGGAAAGTACAACGGATAAAAAGAATATTTCAATGAAATTTTCACAAAACGGCACAATGTATGCAGCATTTATAATAATAGCTGTTGTTATGTGTGCAGTTATTATATTAATTATAATATGTGTCAGCAGGATAGTTTCAAGGCAGAGACTTTTAGACGGTGATGCGGCTGATAGTGAAAAACTGATTAAAATGTATGAATATCTTGAGAAACTGCTTGCTTTCTCTGGTTTCAGAAGAGATGAGGATATGGATTATCAGGATTATATATATGGTATTGTTGCATCTGAAAAAGAATTACAGGGAATTGGACTTGAGAAAGCAGTGCAGACAATCCTTGCGGTCAGATTTGGTAATGTAAAATGTGTTGACAAAGCTGACATAACTGGGATAATAAATACTATAAGACAGGTGCGAAGATACGCACTTAAGAAAGCCAGAGGATTGAAGAAGCTTATAGTATGTTTAATTTAG
- a CDS encoding ROK family glucokinase — protein sequence MSKIIFGIDVGGTTCKCGTFSKEGELLRKEEIPTRKDEGGSLILPDISEYIKGVLADMNMTTEDVAGIGMGLPGACLEDGTVNKCINLGWGVFNAANALSELTGIPVKIGNDANMAALGEFWVGGGSEYNSMVMVTIGTGVGGGVIIDGKPLYGFNGAAGEIGHLPLVEGETESCNCGKKGCLEQVASATGIVRTANRMLAESDMPSSLRSVPYISAKVIFDEAKGGDALAIQVTEYVCRYLGKGLACAAGMVDPEVFVIGGGVSAAGEYFINLIDKYYKECVFHASRQTKIVKAALGNDAGMYGAAKLILGN from the coding sequence ATGAGTAAGATTATATTTGGAATTGATGTTGGAGGAACAACCTGCAAATGTGGTACATTTTCTAAAGAAGGTGAGCTGTTAAGAAAAGAAGAGATTCCTACAAGAAAGGATGAGGGTGGAAGCCTGATTCTGCCTGATATAAGTGAGTATATCAAGGGCGTTCTTGCAGATATGAATATGACAACAGAGGATGTGGCAGGAATCGGAATGGGACTTCCTGGTGCATGTCTTGAGGATGGAACTGTCAACAAATGTATCAACTTGGGCTGGGGAGTATTTAATGCAGCCAATGCACTGTCTGAGCTTACAGGTATTCCTGTTAAGATTGGTAATGATGCAAATATGGCAGCACTCGGAGAATTCTGGGTAGGCGGTGGAAGCGAATATAACAGCATGGTAATGGTGACGATTGGAACCGGTGTAGGCGGTGGAGTTATTATTGATGGAAAGCCTCTTTATGGATTTAACGGTGCAGCAGGTGAGATAGGTCATCTTCCACTTGTTGAAGGTGAGACTGAGAGCTGTAACTGTGGAAAGAAGGGCTGTCTTGAGCAGGTTGCTTCTGCAACTGGAATTGTAAGAACGGCTAACCGTATGCTTGCAGAAAGTGACATGCCTTCATCTTTAAGAAGTGTGCCATACATATCGGCAAAGGTTATATTTGACGAGGCTAAGGGAGGAGATGCCCTTGCTATACAGGTAACAGAGTATGTATGCAGGTATCTTGGAAAAGGACTTGCATGTGCAGCGGGAATGGTTGACCCGGAGGTATTTGTAATTGGTGGCGGAGTTTCTGCCGCAGGGGAATATTTTATCAATCTTATTGATAAGTATTATAAGGAATGTGTGTTCCATGCGAGCAGACAGACTAAGATAGTTAAGGCTGCTCTTGGTAATGATGCAGGAATGTATGGAGCAGCAAAGCTTATTCTTGGAAATTAG
- the uvrC gene encoding excinuclease ABC subunit UvrC, with translation MFNLEEELKKLPAKPGVYIMHDKWDNIIYIGKAKVLKNRVRQYFQSNRNKSAKIVQMVSHIQYFEYIITDSELEALVLECNLIKEHRPKYNTMLKDDKSYPFIKITVGEEYPRVLFARKMKHGAGKYFGPYTSAAAVKDTIELLCKLYKVRTCNRNLPKDEGRDRPCLNYHIGQCDAPCQGYVSGEEYRRRIDEVVAFLNGDYKKIMDRLTTQMQEASEKMEYEEAARYRDLLMSVKQVAQKQKITADDVNDRDVIACASDGQDAVVQVFFIRQGKLLGRDHFHMKVAEGDSKSDIISEFMKQYYGGTPFIPNIIMVQYEIEDADTIAQWLSARKSRKVSIVTPKKGDKEKMVELAYKNAQLVLTQDAEKIKREESRTTGAMKEIAGWLGLGTLHRAEAYDISNTNGVESVGSMVVFEDGKPKKNDYRKFRIRTVKGPDDYKSMREVLTRRFTRGMREREGLEDSHGFSRYPDLIMMDGGRGQVNIALDVLKELGLNIPVCGMVKDDTHSTRGLYYNNIEIPIDKHSEGFKLITRVQDEAHRFAITYHRSLRDKAQVSSVLDSIEGIGPVRRKALMKHFLDIEKIRQASVDELMKADGITENVAENIYKFFH, from the coding sequence ATGTTTAATTTAGAAGAAGAGCTTAAGAAACTCCCGGCAAAACCGGGAGTTTATATTATGCATGATAAGTGGGACAACATAATATATATAGGTAAGGCGAAGGTTTTAAAGAATCGTGTAAGACAGTATTTCCAGAGCAACAGGAATAAGTCTGCCAAGATTGTGCAGATGGTGTCACATATTCAGTACTTTGAGTATATTATCACAGATTCTGAACTTGAGGCGCTTGTTTTGGAGTGCAATCTTATCAAGGAGCACAGGCCTAAGTACAATACCATGCTAAAGGATGACAAGAGTTATCCTTTTATTAAGATTACCGTTGGTGAAGAGTATCCAAGGGTACTTTTTGCAAGAAAGATGAAGCATGGAGCAGGTAAGTATTTCGGTCCTTACACTTCTGCGGCAGCAGTCAAGGACACTATTGAACTTCTATGCAAGCTGTATAAGGTAAGAACCTGTAACAGAAATCTGCCTAAAGATGAGGGCAGGGACAGGCCGTGTCTTAATTATCATATCGGACAGTGTGATGCACCATGTCAGGGATATGTAAGCGGTGAGGAATACAGAAGAAGAATTGATGAGGTTGTAGCTTTCTTAAATGGTGATTACAAGAAGATTATGGACAGGCTTACAACGCAGATGCAGGAAGCGTCTGAGAAGATGGAATACGAGGAAGCTGCAAGATACAGAGACTTGTTAATGAGTGTCAAGCAGGTTGCACAGAAGCAGAAGATTACAGCAGATGATGTTAATGACAGAGATGTCATTGCGTGTGCAAGTGACGGTCAGGACGCAGTTGTGCAGGTGTTCTTTATCAGGCAGGGCAAGCTTCTTGGAAGAGATCATTTTCATATGAAGGTTGCCGAAGGTGACTCTAAGAGCGACATAATTTCTGAATTTATGAAACAGTATTACGGCGGAACTCCATTTATACCTAATATTATTATGGTGCAGTACGAGATAGAGGATGCGGATACAATAGCACAGTGGCTTAGTGCAAGAAAGAGTCGCAAGGTAAGTATTGTCACACCTAAGAAGGGCGACAAGGAAAAGATGGTTGAGCTTGCATATAAGAATGCCCAGCTTGTTCTTACACAGGATGCGGAGAAGATTAAGCGTGAGGAGAGCAGGACAACAGGAGCTATGAAAGAGATTGCCGGCTGGCTTGGACTTGGGACACTTCACAGAGCAGAGGCTTACGATATATCTAATACAAATGGCGTTGAAAGTGTTGGCTCAATGGTCGTTTTTGAGGATGGAAAACCAAAGAAGAACGATTATCGCAAGTTCAGGATAAGAACAGTAAAGGGGCCGGATGATTATAAGAGCATGCGTGAGGTTCTGACAAGACGTTTTACAAGGGGTATGCGTGAGCGGGAAGGACTCGAGGATAGTCACGGATTTTCGAGATATCCAGACCTTATTATGATGGATGGCGGACGCGGCCAGGTGAATATTGCACTTGATGTACTTAAGGAACTGGGACTTAATATTCCTGTGTGTGGTATGGTAAAAGATGATACCCACAGCACAAGGGGTCTGTATTATAACAATATTGAGATACCGATAGATAAGCACAGCGAGGGCTTTAAGCTGATTACAAGGGTGCAGGATGAGGCACACAGATTTGCAATAACTTATCACAGAAGCTTAAGAGATAAGGCACAGGTATCTTCTGTACTTGATTCGATTGAAGGAATCGGCCCTGTAAGAAGAAAGGCACTTATGAAGCATTTTCTTGATATAGAAAAGATACGGCAGGCATCAGTGGATGAGCTTATGAAGGCTGATGGTATTACTGAAAATGTGGCAGAGAATATATACAAATTCTTTCATTGA
- the murB gene encoding UDP-N-acetylmuramate dehydrogenase, with protein MDNKMLSEALISMLGAGNVRTGELMKTHTTFRIGGAADYYVTPQAEKQIADVIAFLKKSDIKYIVIGNGSNILVSDEGFRGVVVELGDGFSDYEFLQDSQDNSDEVLVKASAGMKLTRLGNQLAANGIAGFEFATGIPGCIGGAVRMNAGAYGGEFKDILVSAKVIDDEGVIRELSADELELGYRTSIVAKSNMIVLEATLKLRKGEPDIIRNNISELAAKRRQKQPLEYPSAGSTFKRPEGYFAAKLIEDAGLKGCARGGAQVSEKHAGFVVNKGDATAKDVCELTDYIKSEVMGKFGVGLELEVVKVGF; from the coding sequence ATGGATAATAAAATGTTATCAGAAGCATTAATATCAATGCTTGGTGCCGGGAATGTAAGAACAGGTGAACTAATGAAGACACATACTACATTCAGAATCGGAGGTGCTGCAGATTATTATGTAACACCACAGGCAGAAAAGCAGATAGCAGATGTTATCGCATTTTTGAAAAAATCGGACATTAAATATATTGTTATTGGAAATGGCAGTAATATTCTTGTGAGTGATGAAGGCTTCAGGGGAGTTGTAGTTGAGCTTGGCGATGGTTTTTCAGATTATGAGTTTCTGCAGGATTCACAGGATAATTCAGATGAAGTGCTTGTCAAAGCAAGTGCAGGTATGAAGCTTACAAGACTTGGCAACCAGCTTGCTGCTAATGGAATTGCTGGATTTGAATTTGCAACAGGTATTCCGGGCTGCATAGGTGGTGCTGTAAGAATGAATGCAGGTGCTTATGGCGGGGAGTTCAAGGATATTCTTGTCAGTGCAAAGGTTATTGATGATGAAGGTGTTATCAGGGAGCTTTCAGCAGATGAACTTGAGCTTGGATACAGAACAAGTATTGTAGCGAAAAGCAATATGATTGTTCTTGAAGCAACTTTGAAATTAAGAAAAGGTGAACCGGATATAATAAGAAATAATATCTCAGAGCTGGCAGCTAAGAGAAGGCAGAAGCAGCCACTTGAGTATCCTAGTGCCGGAAGCACATTTAAAAGACCGGAAGGATATTTTGCAGCAAAGCTTATTGAGGATGCAGGTCTTAAGGGTTGTGCAAGAGGTGGCGCACAGGTATCGGAGAAGCATGCCGGATTCGTTGTCAATAAGGGCGATGCAACTGCGAAGGATGTATGCGAGCTTACGGATTATATTAAGAGTGAAGTTATGGGAAAGTTCGGTGTCGGGCTGGAACTGGAAGTTGTAAAGGTTGGATTCTAA